Proteins found in one Magnolia sinica isolate HGM2019 chromosome 5, MsV1, whole genome shotgun sequence genomic segment:
- the LOC131246327 gene encoding AP2-like ethylene-responsive transcription factor BBM, whose amino-acid sequence MASMNNWLAFSLSPQELPSQPQNHAPHTGSRLISGDSVSRSGIAFNSDEVSGGDVSTDCFDLASDSTALRPDGHFGILEAFNRTHHPQQDWNMKAMAMNCDTSFKTSSELSMLVSSTGNQTLVHEEPKLEDFLGGHSFSDHEEKLPGCNGIPPSYDNSGDYMFSNCSLQLPATTTEMSTNGNNSIGLSMIKTWLRNQPVPTHMEKKNDAGSNCGTAVNAGTLTNAQTLSLSMSTGSQSSSPLPLLAASGTGGESSSAENKQKTVLDSQTGAVEAVPRKSIDTFGQRTSIYRGVTRHRWTGRYEAHLWDNSCRREGQTRKGRQVYLGGYDKEEKAARAYDLAALKYWGSTTTTNFPITNYEKELEEMKHMTRQEYVASLRRKSSGFSRGASIYRGVTRHHQHGRWQARIGRVAGNKDLYLGTFSTQEEAAEAYDIAAIKFRGLNAVTNFDMSRYDVNSIMESSTLPIGGAAKRLKEAEQTETSVNGRRMDDENITSQLTDGISSYGSHQHGWPTIAFQQGQTLNMHYPYGPRGWFKQEQDTITAHGLQDLHQLHLGNTHNFFQPSALHNLMNLDSSSLEHSSGSNSVIYSGGSGSGGGSNGSFQGAVGGTNGFVMPISTVMADQSHQQNQASFGENEVKQQLGYDNVVALTDPYTGRNVYYQSQQSPGSVKANNSYDQNSGCNSWMQNSVQAIPPRSNNLAVCPGAPVFSVWNDT is encoded by the exons ATGGCCTCTATGAACAATTGGTtggctttctctctctcccctcaggAACTCCCATCACAGCCTCAAAACCATGCTCCACACACTGGCTCTCGACTCATCTCCGGTGACTCCGTATCCCGCTCCGGAATCGCCTTCAACTCTGACGAAGTCTCTGGCGGTGATGTCTCCACCGACTGCTTTGACCTTGCATCGGACTCGACAGCCCTAAGACCAGATGGCCATTTTGGTATTTTAGAAGCATTCAACAGAACCCATCATCCCCAACAAG aTTGGAACATGAAGGCCATGGCCATGAACTGTGATACAAGCTTCAAGACAAGTTCTGAACTTTCGATGCTGGTCAGCTCCACTGGCAACCAAACCCTAGTCCACGAGGAGCCGAAGCTCGAGGATTTTCTTGGTGGGCATTCATTCTCTGATCATGAAGAAAAACTTCCTGGGTGCAACGGCATTCCACCCTCATATGATAATTCCGGGGATTACATGTTCTCCAACTGCTCTCTACAGCTTCCGGCCACAACAACGGAAATGTCTACAAACGGCAACAATTCCATCGGATTATCAATGATCAAGACCTGGTTGAGGAACCAGCCTGTACCAACACATATGGAGAAAAAGAATGATGCAGGGAGCAATTGTGGAACGGCGGTGAATGCCGGAACCCTAACTAATGCGCAGACACTGTCACTTTCGATGAGTACTGGGTCCCAGTCAAGCTCTCCATTGCCACTTCTTGCTGCAAGTGGGACAGGAGGAGAGAGTTCATCTGCCGAGAATAAGCAGAAAACTGTTCTTGATAGCCAGACTGGTGCTGTAGAAGCTGTTCCCCGGAAATCTATTGATACGTTTGGGCAGAGAACATCTATCTACCGCGGCGTAACAAG ACACAGGTGGACTGGTAGATATGAAGCTCACCTATGGGACAATAGTTGTAGGAGAGAAGGACAGACTCGCAAGGGTCGGCAGG TTTATTTGG GTGGTTATGACAAAGAAGAGAAGGCAGCTAGGGCTTATGATTTGGCTGCTCTCAAGTATTGGGgttcaactacaacaaccaaCTTTCCT ATAACTAATTATGAAAAGGAGTTAGAGGAGATGAAACACATGACCAGGCAGGAATACGTTGCATCTCTTAGAAG AAAGAGCAGTGGCTTTTCTCGCGGTGCTTCTATATATCGTGGAGTCACAAG ACACCATCAGCACGGAAGGTGGCAAGCTAGGATAGGAAGGGTTGCAGGGAATAAAGATCTTTATTTGGGCACTTTCA GCACTCAAGAAGAAGCTGCTGAAGCCTATGACATTGCTGCTATCAAATTCCGCGGCCTAAATGCAGTAACAAACTTCGACATGAGCAGATATGATGTAAACAGCATAATGGAGAGCAGTACATTGCCAATCGGGGGAGCGGCAAAGCGTCTGAAAGAGGCTGAGCAGACTGAGACCAGTGTGAATGGGCGAAGGATGGATGATGAGAATATAACTTCACAGCTGACTGATGGAATCAGCAGCTATGGATCTCACCAGCACGGGTGGCCCACCATCGCATTCCAACAGGGTCAGACACTCAACATGCATTACCCTTATGGTCCGAGAGGCTGGTTTAAGCAAGAACAAGATACCATCACTGCCCACGGGCTGCAAGATCTTCATCAGCTTCATTTGGGCAACACACACAACTTCTTTCAGCCTTCGGCTCTGCACAACCTCATGAACTTGGATTCTTCATCTTTGGAACATAGCTCCGGATCAAATTCAGTTATTTACAGTGGTGGCAGCGGCAGTGGTGGCGGTAGCAATGGAAGCTTTCAAGGAGCTGTGGGTGGAACCAATGGCTTTGTTATGCCTATCAGTACAGTGATGGCTGATcaaagccatcaacaaaatcaagcGAGTTTTGGAGAAAATGAAGTGAAACAGCAGTTAGGTTATGATAACGTGGTGGCTCTCACTGATCCATACACCGGAAGAAACGTGTATTATCAGTCACAGCAATCACCTGGTTCTGTGAAGGCTAACAACAGCTATGACCAAAACTCTGGGTGTAATAGCTGGATGCAAAACTCAGTTCAAGCTATTCCACCCAGGTCGAACAATCTGGCTGTTTGTCCTGGGGCTCCAGTTTTCAGTGTATGGAATGATACATAG
- the LOC131247400 gene encoding early nodulin-like protein 13, which translates to MASSRTLYCYSLIIISVLFTLSEATDFLVGGKINAWEIPSSPSDSLNGWAEENRFQIGDSLVWKFDGAKDSVMQVSRDDYLSCNTSNPIAAHKGGDVTVKLEKSGPFYFINGTKGHCGNGQKLIVAVLSKGRRHSYGISPAPSIEFEGPTISPTSGASGLVVLRSGFLGALIVFLVGMVL; encoded by the coding sequence ATGGCTTCTTCAAGAACTTTATATTGTTATTCTCTCATCATCATTTCTGTTCTTTTCACCCTTTCAGAAGCTACGGATTTCTTAGTTGGAGGAAAGATCAATGCATGGGAAATCCCATCCTCTCCTTCAGACTCTCTGAATGGATGGGCTGAAGAGAATCGCTTCCAAATCGGCGATTCACTTGTTTGGAAATTCGATGGTGCAAAAGATTCAGTCATGCAAGTGAGCAGAGATGATTACCTGAGCTGCAACACATCCAATCCGATTGCTGCCCACAAGGGTGGGGATGTCACGGTGAAGCTCGAAAAGTCAGGTCCATTTTATTTCATCAATGGAACGAAAGGTCATTGCGGGAATGGGCAGAAGCTGATTGTCGCCGTGTTATCGAAAGGGAGGAGGCATTCCTATGGGATTTCTCCAGCTCCTTCGATCGAATTCGAGGGTCCGACAATCTCTCCGACAAGCGGCGCTTCTGGTTTAGTGGTTTTGAGGAGTGGGTTCTTGGGTGCTCTGATTGTTTTCTTGGTGGGGATGGTTTTGTGA